From Nicotiana tabacum cultivar K326 chromosome 22, ASM71507v2, whole genome shotgun sequence, one genomic window encodes:
- the LOC107783093 gene encoding uncharacterized protein LOC107783093, producing the protein MMRVRTKLPGFCKSKTVVRVGARSSSQPYKKNGLIKFDKTDNKNNIEMSFNSVDSRQDFESTGNNNRVMVVVDPSLDANCALQWALSHTVQSQDTIILLYVSKISNEGEKANSEFNQKAYELLCSMKNMCQTRKPGVQVEIAIQEGKEKGAVIVEEAKQRNVSLLVLGQRKRSIMWRLLRIWTRKRSRSRVVKYCIQKANCMTVAVRRKSSKSGGYLITTKRHKKFWLLA; encoded by the exons ATGATGCGTGTCCGTACAAAGTTACCAGGATTCTGCAAAAGCAAAACTGTGGTCCGTGTTGGAGCGCGTTCGTCTTCCCAGCCATACAAGAAGAATGGCCTGATCAAATTCGATAAAACTGACAACAAAAACAACATAGAAATGAGTTTCAATAGTGTAGACTCGAGGCAAGATTTTGAGAGTACTGGCAATAATAATAGAGTTATGGTTGTTGTTGATCCTAGTCTTGATGCCAATTGTGCTTTGCAATGGGCACTTTCTCATACTGTTCAAAGTCAGGATACTATTATTCTTCTATATGTTAGCAAAATCTCAAATGAAG GTGAAAAAGCCAACAGTGAATTTAATCAGAAGGCCTATGAACTTCTTTGCTCCATGAAAAATATGTGCCAAACAAGGAAACCAGGG GTGCAAGTGGAGATAGCAATacaagaaggaaaagagaaaggaGCTGTGATTGTAGAAGAAGCAAAGCAACGTAATGTGTCTTTACTGGTATTAGGACAGAGGAAAAGATCAATAATGTGGCGACTGCTAAGGATATGGACAAGGAAAAGGTCAAGAAGCAGAGTTGTAAAATATTGTATTCAGAAGGCCAACTGTATGACAGTTGCTGTGAGAAGAAAGAGCAGCAAATCTGGAGGATATCTGATTACTACTAAACGTCATAAGAAATTTTGGCTTTTAGCTTGA
- the LOC107783081 gene encoding ADP,ATP carrier protein ER-ANT1 — METRSENFSVDFLMGGTAAIVAKSAAAPIERVKLLLQNQGELMKRGQLKRPYMGIGDCFQRVLQEEGLVSLWRGNQANVIRYFPTQASNFAFKGYYKTLFGYSKEKDGYAKWFAGNVASGSAAGATTSLFLYHLDYARTRLAMDAKECPLTGKRQFKGLIDVYSKTLSSDGVVGLYRGFGASIMGITLYRGMYFGLYDSMKPIVLVGPLQDNFLASFLLGWSITTSSGVCAYPFDTIRRRMMLTSGQETKYRNSMHALREIIRVEGFAALFRGVSANMLYGVAGAGVLAGYDKLHQIVYRPAYSFESQRAFNK, encoded by the exons ATGGAAACTAGATCAGAAAACTTTTCTGTGGATTTTCTGATGGGGGGAACGGCAGCCATTGTAGCAAAAAGTGCTGCAGCACCAATTGAGAGAGTAAAACTTTTGTTGCAGAATCAGGGAGAATTGATGAAGAGAGGTCAACTTAAGAGACCTTATATGGGAATCGGTGATTGCTTTCAAAGAGTTTTGCAGGAGGAGGGTCTTGTCTCACTGTGGAGGGGAAACCAGGCCAATGTTATAAGATATTTCCCAACTCAG GCTTCCAACTTTGCTTTCAAAGGTTACTACAAGACTCTCTTTGGATATTCAAAAGAGAAAGATGGATATGCAAAGTGGTTTGCAGGCAATGTGGCTTCAGGTAGCGCTGCTGGGGCAACCACTTCTCTGTTCCTTTATCACTTGGACTATGCAAGGACTCGCTTGGCAATGGATGCTAAGGAGTGCCCACTTACCGGTAAACGTCAGTTTAAGGGGCTAATCGATGTTTACTCTAAGACATTGTCAAGTGATGGAGTTGTTGGCCTTTATCGGGGTTTTGGCGCCTCAATTATGGGAATAACTCTGTACCGAGGCATGTACTTTGGGCTCTATGACTCCATGAAGCCAATTGTTTTAGTTGGACCCTTACAG GACAATTTTCTTGCCAGTTTCCTGTTGGGTTGGAGCATAACCACTTCCTCTGGGGTATGTGCCTACCCATTTGACACAATCCGCAGAAGAATGATGTTAACTTCAGGGCAAGAAACAAAGTATAGGAACTCCATGCATGCACTCCGTGAAATTATACGCGTTGAAGGTTTTGCTGCACTTTTTAGAGGAGTAAGCGCAAACATGCTATATGGTGTGGCAGGGGCTGGAGTACTTGCAGGGTATGATAAATTACACCAAATTGTATATAGACCTGCATACAGTTTTGAGTCTCAAAGAGCCTTCAACAAGTAA